One window of Papaver somniferum cultivar HN1 chromosome 9, ASM357369v1, whole genome shotgun sequence genomic DNA carries:
- the LOC113310081 gene encoding uncharacterized protein LOC113310081 isoform X1 — MEVDSNSFSLFKNQKLDDPWLPSKPWESVSSESGISHSKTSNSDRKSIYDSSTISEENLVRLVINALQGVESSLISIEKLGESFSNSPADGTSHRIPSLWYHSSSTNALGKILKSIGHSGLITLLLRKFIDYFQCINSSVDGRRRKEEGFESKHVPSEIAESQNVGTNETVCDHQYSLVNQAFSVAVGKVLEGYICALDTVYASAQMRRSVKKVDASSPISSNVGCLTSVVHSEITLLEVYLHSKELRTHIEALGNICLLEHVGLAFSISSVYDVTLEATKEFSRFPRGAELLTYLYTQLRDADPAHHALLKFLFIWSCEPYCGFVKSWIYQAKINDPYEEFIAEYVDDSMAYSHTSGGSLLASIKERNGVAVPCFLKNFSLPLLRAGQQLQVLIKLLELCRWMCPGDQTYKDILSCWSGASTDQLYNLSPLTFSKNGIEEMVAARENMYSVMQESLRIHFTRLEVQYQQISRNVSSFGTVDMFADDSRDILDDYLLSPSSTAENGDLLEAATHDSDTSSAMDEFSYEVDHWESSECSSLNSDSELNATEEPAISHENVIEMELKSLSASGLFTCLHKVGDLLSKSSKCENGCMDLHTPRWASEKRIGRTNLINQHMKCHKQETKLSYTTNHFQSGAGKNSSLSDAQYATYQSIDCWPVGGLLKNPFHHDGGYKDETVLQLTRCSVDVPDSNRHVLGEGISKFGEMCASGNYFPDGDIQLKKGSHGSSDSLLSPSWNLKYSSNFFNMNPMLTKYAWSQKIDVSRGTSCMPSIPCFNFSSVEDPSKVFRERVPSSFGKGLQGEISSFEESAVEVDDYSGKQGLDGDSITVDQRNSSWAKSSLISSEKQQENNAAESTSGGGKWEHSLSYSDNSALYNAGDRRQNSGRTCTSDIPVDVVIDKCILQEILLQFKYVSSITIKLLEEGFALREHLLALRRYHFMEFADWADLFIMSLRRHKWYAADGNKRISEIQGLLDTAVQRSSCEGDPYKERLFVYTKGHDMMPLSNSTFAGVHAFDFIALGFRVSWPINIVLTPSALKIYAEIFSFLIQVKLAVFSLTDVWCLLKDLVKLVTPNRKCGFDTQDKRYFDVLMKMRYQVNHFVSTLQQYVLSQLSHVSWSRFLHSLNHEVKDMLDIECVHMAYLADSLHICFLSDETRPVAAIIENILQSALDFRSCFLPGGGESVLDQRDSSRILDRLNFSQVLSIKEAFEKNLKELYICYLKSPKHEKYGLCHFWGYLNYNDYYSNVTGNGIVRLYAL, encoded by the exons ATGGAGGTTGATTCAAATTCTTTTTCTCTATTTAAGAATCAAAAATTAGACGATCCATGGTTACCATCGAAACCCTGGGAATCGGTTTCATCTGAAAGTGGAATTTCTCACTCTAAAACTTCAAATTCAGATCGTAAATCTATTTATGATTCTTCTACTATCTCT GAGGAAAATCTGGTGAGATTGGTTATAAATGCATTACAAGGTGTAGAGTCTTCTCTTATCAGCATTGAAAAGCTTGGTGAATCATTTTCTAACAGTCCAGCTGATGGAACTTCACATCGGATACCTAGCCTATGGTATCATTCGTCTAGCACTAACGCGTTGGGAAAGATTCTCAAATCTATTGGTCATTCGGGTCTTATCACTTTGTTACTTCGTAAATTCATCGACTATTTTCAGTGTATAAACTCAAGCgtagatggaagaagaagaaaagaagaggggTTTGAAAGCAAGCATGTGCCTAGTGAAATTGCTGAGAGTCAAAATGTCGGGACAAATGAAACAGTGTGTGATCATCAATATAGTCTTGTAAATCAGGCGTTCTCTGTTGCTGTGGGAAAAGTTTTAGAGGGGTATATTTGTGCCCTAGATACAGTATATGCATCAGCTCAGATGAGGCGTTCAGTAAAGAAGGTTGATGCGTCTTCACCCATTTCTTCTAATGTTGGTTGTCTCACAAGCGTTGTACATTCTGAGATCACACTGCTTGAAGTTTATCTGCATTCCAAGGAATTAAGAACTCATATTGAGGCCCTGGGAAATATTTGCCTCCTTGAGCATGTAGGTCTTGCCTTCTCAATATCTTCTGTGTATGATGTCACCTTGGAAGCGACCAAAGAGTTTAGTCGCTTCCCCAGAGGGGCAGAGTTGCTCACATATTTATATACTCAGCTTCGG GATGCTGATCCAGCTCACCATGCACTTCTCAAGTTTCTGTTCATTTGGTCATGTGAACCATATTGTGGCTTCGTTAAGTCATGGATTTATCAGGCCAAGATTAACGATCCTTATGAGGAGTTTATTGCCGAATATGTTGATGATTCCATGGCATACTCGCATACTAGTGGTGGCTCCTTGCTGGCATCTATCAAG GAACGGAATGGAGTTGCAGTTCCTTGTTTCCTCAAAAACTTTTCTCTTCCCCTACTCCGTGCTGGTCAGCAGCTTCAAGTACTCATTAAATTGCTCGAGTTGTGCCGCTGGATGTGTCCTGGAGATCAAACATATAAGGATATCCTTTCATGTTGGAGTGGTGCTTCAACTGATCAGCTGTATAACTTGTCCCCTCTAACTTTTAGCAAAAACGGCATAGAAGAAATGGTAGCTGCGAGGGAAAATATGTACAGTGTGATGCAAGAAAGTCTTCGTATTCATTTTACTAGATTGGAAGTCCAATATCAGCAGATAAGTCGGAAT GTAAGTTCTTTTGGCACTGTAGATATGTTTGCTGATGACAGCAGAGACATTTTGGATGACTATTTGCTCTCCCCTTCTTCGACTGCTGAAAATGGAGACTTATT GGAAGCAGCTACACATGATTCTGACACCTCTAGTGCAATGGATGAGTTCTCTTATGAGGTGGATCACTGGGAGTCTTCTGAATGCTCATCTTTGAATAGTGATTCTGAGTTGAATGCGACTGAGGAACCTGCTATATCTCATGAGAACGTGATTGAGATGGAACTAAAGTCTTTATCTGCTTCAGGTTTATTTACATGCCTTCACAAAGTGGGGGATTTGCTGTCCAAGTCTTCTAAGTGTGAAAATGGTTGTATGGACTTGCATACTCCAAGATGGGCTTCTGAGAAACGCATAGGAAGAACGAATTTAATCAACCAACACATGAAATGTCATAAACAAGAAACGAAGTTGAGCTATACTACAAACCACTTTCAATCTGGGGCCGGAAAGAATTCTAGCTTATCAGATGCTCAATATGCTACCTACCAATCTATTGATTGCTGGCCAGTGGGCGGGCTTTTGAAAAACCCTTTTCATCACGATGGAGGTTACAAGGATGAGACAGTATTGCAGCTGACTAGGTGTAGTGTAGACGTGCCTGATAGCAACAGACATGTCTTGGGGGAGGGAATATCCAAGTTTGGGGAAATGTGTGCTTCAGGTAATTATTTTCCTGATGGGGATATTCAGCTTAAAAAAGGAAGTCACGGATCATCTGATTCACTTCTTTCTCCTTCATGGAACCTTAAGTACAGCAGTAACTTTTTCAATATGAACCCCATGCTAACAAAGTACGCTTGGTCACAAAAGATAGATGTCTCAAGAGGTACAAGCTGTATGCCTTCTATTCCATGCTTCAATTTTTCATCAGTCGAGGATCCTTCTAAAGTGTTTCGGGAAAGGGTGCCTTCTAGTTTTGGAAAAGGATTGCAAGGTGAAATTTCTTCGTTTGAGGAATCTGCTGTCGAAGTGGATGATTACAGTGGAAAACAGGGTCTTGATGGAGATAGCATTACGGTGGATCAAAGAAACTCATCTTGGGCTAAATCAAGTTTGATCTCGAGTGAGAAACAACAGGAAAATAATGCTGCCGAAAGTACTTCTGGAGGGGGGAAGTGGGAGCATTCATTGAGTTACTCCGATAACAGTGCCTTATATAATGCTGGAGATCGCAGGCAGAATTCAGGGAGAACTTGTACGTCCGATATACCAGTTGATGTCGTTATTGACAAGTGCATTCTTCAGGAAATCCTTCTTCA ATTTAAGTATGTTAGCAGCATAACTATTAAGTTGCTTGAGGAAGGATTTGCACTGCGAGAACATTTGTTGGCTTTGCGAAGATACCATTTTATGGAATTTGCTGACTGGGCAGATTTGTTCATCATGTCTCTTCGTCGTCAT AAATGGTATGCTGCTGATGGAAACAAAAGAATTTCAGAAATTCAAGGACTCCTTGACACTGCAGTGCAgcgttcttcttgtgaaggagaCCCTTACAAGGAGCGATTATTTGTTTACACTAAAGGGCATGACATGATGCCTCTCTCAAACTCCACCTTTg CAGGGGTCCATGCCTTTGATTTTATAGCACTGGGTTTCAGAGTCAGCTGGCCAATTAATATTGTCTTGACTCCTAGTGCACTAAAAATATATGCTGAGATCTTCAGTTTTCTGATTCAAGTGAAGCTGGCGGTTTTCTCATTAACCGATGTCTGGTGCTTGTTAAAG GATTTGGTGAAATTAGTTACCCCAAATCGTAAGTGTGGATTTGATACGCAGGATAAGCGGTACTTTGATGTCCTTATGAAGATGAG ATATCAGGTCAATCACTTCGTCTCTACATTGCAGCAGTATGTGCTCTCACAGTTGTCGCATGTTTCCTGGTCCAGGTTCCTTCACTCTCTTAACCATGAG GTCAAAGACATGCTTGACATAGAGTGTGTTCATATGGCATATCTTGCTGATTCATTGCACAT ATGTTTCCTTTCTGATGAAACTCGCCCAGTAGCTGCCATCATCGAGAACATTCTGCAAAGTGCACTGGATTTCCGTTCATGCTTCCTTCCTGGTGGCGGCGAGTCTGTTTTGGACCAAAGGGACTCGTCTAGAATACTAGACCGTCTCAATTTTTCACAG GTTTTAAGTATCAAGGAAGCCTTCGAGAAGAACTTGAAAGAACTGTATATTTGCTATTTAAAGTCTCCGAAACATGAAAAGTATGGACTATGTCATTTCTGGGGATATCTCAATTACAACGACTACTACTCAAATGTCACTGGTAATGGAATAGTAAGACTCTATGCATTATAG
- the LOC113310081 gene encoding uncharacterized protein LOC113310081 isoform X2 has protein sequence MEVDSNSFSLFKNQKLDDPWLPSKPWESVSSESGISHSKTSNSDRKSIYDSSTISEENLVRLVINALQGVESSLISIEKLGESFSNSPADGTSHRIPSLWYHSSSTNALGKILKSIGHSGLITLLLRKFIDYFQCINSSVDGRRRKEEGFESKHVPSEIAESQNVGTNETVCDHQYSLVNQAFSVAVGKVLEGYICALDTVYASAQMRRSVKKVDASSPISSNVGCLTSVVHSEITLLEVYLHSKELRTHIEALGNICLLEHVGLAFSISSVYDVTLEATKEFSRFPRGAELLTYLYTQLRDADPAHHALLKFLFIWSCEPYCGFVKSWIYQAKINDPYEEFIAEYVDDSMAYSHTSGGSLLASIKERNGVAVPCFLKNFSLPLLRAGQQLQVLIKLLELCRWMCPGDQTYKDILSCWSGASTDQLYNLSPLTFSKNGIEEMVAARENMYSVMQESLRIHFTRLEVQYQQISRNVSSFGTVDMFADDSRDILDDYLLSPSSTAENGDLLEAATHDSDTSSAMDEFSYEVDHWESSECSSLNSDSELNATEEPAISHENVIEMELKSLSASGLFTCLHKVGDLLSKSSKCENGCMDLHTPRWASEKRIGRTNLINQHMKCHKQETKLSYTTNHFQSGAGKNSSLSDAQYATYQSIDCWPVGGLLKNPFHHDGGYKDETVLQLTRCSVDVPDSNRHVLGEGISKFGEMCASGNYFPDGDIQLKKGSHGSSDSLLSPSWNLKYSSNFFNMNPMLTKYAWSQKIDVSRGTSCMPSIPCFNFSSVEDPSKVFRERVPSSFGKGLQGEISSFEESAVEVDDYSGKQGLDGDSITVDQRNSSWAKSSLISSEKQQENNAAESTSGGGKWEHSLSYSDNSALYNAGDRRQNSGRTCTSDIPVDVVIDKCILQEILLQFKYVSSITIKLLEEGFALREHLLALRRYHFMEFADWADLFIMSLRRHKWYAADGNKRISEIQGLLDTAVQRSSCEGDPYKERLFVYTKGHDMMPLSNSTFGVHAFDFIALGFRVSWPINIVLTPSALKIYAEIFSFLIQVKLAVFSLTDVWCLLKDLVKLVTPNRKCGFDTQDKRYFDVLMKMRYQVNHFVSTLQQYVLSQLSHVSWSRFLHSLNHEVKDMLDIECVHMAYLADSLHICFLSDETRPVAAIIENILQSALDFRSCFLPGGGESVLDQRDSSRILDRLNFSQVLSIKEAFEKNLKELYICYLKSPKHEKYGLCHFWGYLNYNDYYSNVTGNGIVRLYAL, from the exons ATGGAGGTTGATTCAAATTCTTTTTCTCTATTTAAGAATCAAAAATTAGACGATCCATGGTTACCATCGAAACCCTGGGAATCGGTTTCATCTGAAAGTGGAATTTCTCACTCTAAAACTTCAAATTCAGATCGTAAATCTATTTATGATTCTTCTACTATCTCT GAGGAAAATCTGGTGAGATTGGTTATAAATGCATTACAAGGTGTAGAGTCTTCTCTTATCAGCATTGAAAAGCTTGGTGAATCATTTTCTAACAGTCCAGCTGATGGAACTTCACATCGGATACCTAGCCTATGGTATCATTCGTCTAGCACTAACGCGTTGGGAAAGATTCTCAAATCTATTGGTCATTCGGGTCTTATCACTTTGTTACTTCGTAAATTCATCGACTATTTTCAGTGTATAAACTCAAGCgtagatggaagaagaagaaaagaagaggggTTTGAAAGCAAGCATGTGCCTAGTGAAATTGCTGAGAGTCAAAATGTCGGGACAAATGAAACAGTGTGTGATCATCAATATAGTCTTGTAAATCAGGCGTTCTCTGTTGCTGTGGGAAAAGTTTTAGAGGGGTATATTTGTGCCCTAGATACAGTATATGCATCAGCTCAGATGAGGCGTTCAGTAAAGAAGGTTGATGCGTCTTCACCCATTTCTTCTAATGTTGGTTGTCTCACAAGCGTTGTACATTCTGAGATCACACTGCTTGAAGTTTATCTGCATTCCAAGGAATTAAGAACTCATATTGAGGCCCTGGGAAATATTTGCCTCCTTGAGCATGTAGGTCTTGCCTTCTCAATATCTTCTGTGTATGATGTCACCTTGGAAGCGACCAAAGAGTTTAGTCGCTTCCCCAGAGGGGCAGAGTTGCTCACATATTTATATACTCAGCTTCGG GATGCTGATCCAGCTCACCATGCACTTCTCAAGTTTCTGTTCATTTGGTCATGTGAACCATATTGTGGCTTCGTTAAGTCATGGATTTATCAGGCCAAGATTAACGATCCTTATGAGGAGTTTATTGCCGAATATGTTGATGATTCCATGGCATACTCGCATACTAGTGGTGGCTCCTTGCTGGCATCTATCAAG GAACGGAATGGAGTTGCAGTTCCTTGTTTCCTCAAAAACTTTTCTCTTCCCCTACTCCGTGCTGGTCAGCAGCTTCAAGTACTCATTAAATTGCTCGAGTTGTGCCGCTGGATGTGTCCTGGAGATCAAACATATAAGGATATCCTTTCATGTTGGAGTGGTGCTTCAACTGATCAGCTGTATAACTTGTCCCCTCTAACTTTTAGCAAAAACGGCATAGAAGAAATGGTAGCTGCGAGGGAAAATATGTACAGTGTGATGCAAGAAAGTCTTCGTATTCATTTTACTAGATTGGAAGTCCAATATCAGCAGATAAGTCGGAAT GTAAGTTCTTTTGGCACTGTAGATATGTTTGCTGATGACAGCAGAGACATTTTGGATGACTATTTGCTCTCCCCTTCTTCGACTGCTGAAAATGGAGACTTATT GGAAGCAGCTACACATGATTCTGACACCTCTAGTGCAATGGATGAGTTCTCTTATGAGGTGGATCACTGGGAGTCTTCTGAATGCTCATCTTTGAATAGTGATTCTGAGTTGAATGCGACTGAGGAACCTGCTATATCTCATGAGAACGTGATTGAGATGGAACTAAAGTCTTTATCTGCTTCAGGTTTATTTACATGCCTTCACAAAGTGGGGGATTTGCTGTCCAAGTCTTCTAAGTGTGAAAATGGTTGTATGGACTTGCATACTCCAAGATGGGCTTCTGAGAAACGCATAGGAAGAACGAATTTAATCAACCAACACATGAAATGTCATAAACAAGAAACGAAGTTGAGCTATACTACAAACCACTTTCAATCTGGGGCCGGAAAGAATTCTAGCTTATCAGATGCTCAATATGCTACCTACCAATCTATTGATTGCTGGCCAGTGGGCGGGCTTTTGAAAAACCCTTTTCATCACGATGGAGGTTACAAGGATGAGACAGTATTGCAGCTGACTAGGTGTAGTGTAGACGTGCCTGATAGCAACAGACATGTCTTGGGGGAGGGAATATCCAAGTTTGGGGAAATGTGTGCTTCAGGTAATTATTTTCCTGATGGGGATATTCAGCTTAAAAAAGGAAGTCACGGATCATCTGATTCACTTCTTTCTCCTTCATGGAACCTTAAGTACAGCAGTAACTTTTTCAATATGAACCCCATGCTAACAAAGTACGCTTGGTCACAAAAGATAGATGTCTCAAGAGGTACAAGCTGTATGCCTTCTATTCCATGCTTCAATTTTTCATCAGTCGAGGATCCTTCTAAAGTGTTTCGGGAAAGGGTGCCTTCTAGTTTTGGAAAAGGATTGCAAGGTGAAATTTCTTCGTTTGAGGAATCTGCTGTCGAAGTGGATGATTACAGTGGAAAACAGGGTCTTGATGGAGATAGCATTACGGTGGATCAAAGAAACTCATCTTGGGCTAAATCAAGTTTGATCTCGAGTGAGAAACAACAGGAAAATAATGCTGCCGAAAGTACTTCTGGAGGGGGGAAGTGGGAGCATTCATTGAGTTACTCCGATAACAGTGCCTTATATAATGCTGGAGATCGCAGGCAGAATTCAGGGAGAACTTGTACGTCCGATATACCAGTTGATGTCGTTATTGACAAGTGCATTCTTCAGGAAATCCTTCTTCA ATTTAAGTATGTTAGCAGCATAACTATTAAGTTGCTTGAGGAAGGATTTGCACTGCGAGAACATTTGTTGGCTTTGCGAAGATACCATTTTATGGAATTTGCTGACTGGGCAGATTTGTTCATCATGTCTCTTCGTCGTCAT AAATGGTATGCTGCTGATGGAAACAAAAGAATTTCAGAAATTCAAGGACTCCTTGACACTGCAGTGCAgcgttcttcttgtgaaggagaCCCTTACAAGGAGCGATTATTTGTTTACACTAAAGGGCATGACATGATGCCTCTCTCAAACTCCACCTTTg GGGTCCATGCCTTTGATTTTATAGCACTGGGTTTCAGAGTCAGCTGGCCAATTAATATTGTCTTGACTCCTAGTGCACTAAAAATATATGCTGAGATCTTCAGTTTTCTGATTCAAGTGAAGCTGGCGGTTTTCTCATTAACCGATGTCTGGTGCTTGTTAAAG GATTTGGTGAAATTAGTTACCCCAAATCGTAAGTGTGGATTTGATACGCAGGATAAGCGGTACTTTGATGTCCTTATGAAGATGAG ATATCAGGTCAATCACTTCGTCTCTACATTGCAGCAGTATGTGCTCTCACAGTTGTCGCATGTTTCCTGGTCCAGGTTCCTTCACTCTCTTAACCATGAG GTCAAAGACATGCTTGACATAGAGTGTGTTCATATGGCATATCTTGCTGATTCATTGCACAT ATGTTTCCTTTCTGATGAAACTCGCCCAGTAGCTGCCATCATCGAGAACATTCTGCAAAGTGCACTGGATTTCCGTTCATGCTTCCTTCCTGGTGGCGGCGAGTCTGTTTTGGACCAAAGGGACTCGTCTAGAATACTAGACCGTCTCAATTTTTCACAG GTTTTAAGTATCAAGGAAGCCTTCGAGAAGAACTTGAAAGAACTGTATATTTGCTATTTAAAGTCTCCGAAACATGAAAAGTATGGACTATGTCATTTCTGGGGATATCTCAATTACAACGACTACTACTCAAATGTCACTGGTAATGGAATAGTAAGACTCTATGCATTATAG
- the LOC113307768 gene encoding uncharacterized protein LOC113307768 — MDGLTSSQKQTLHTPARRVSSGGSHKDLWFVTRQGSLAEVDSALALLKKNGGNVDSRNMSGLTPLHIATWRNHIPILKRLLAAGADPDARDGESGWSSLHRALHFGHLAVASILLQSGASLTLEDSKNRTPLDLLSGPVSQVVGSEHNSVSMEVFSWGSGTNYQLGTGNAHIQKLPCKVDALQGSYIKMVSAAKFHSVAIGARGEVYTWGFGRGGRLGHPDFDIHSGQAAIITPRQVTCGLGSRRVTAIAAAKHHTVAATEGGEVFTWGSNREGQLGYTSVDSQPTPRRVSALRAKIVSVAAANKHTAVVSDCGEVFTWGCNKEGQLGYGTSNSASNYTPRLVEYLKGKVFVGVAAAKYHTIVLGADGEVFTWGHRLVTPRRVVIARYIKKSGAAQLKFHRVERLHVVAVVAGMVHSMALTDDGALFYWMSSDPDLRCRQLYSMCAKNMVSISAGKYWTAAVTTTGDIYMWDGKKSKTEPPIATRLQGMKRATSVSVGETHLLIVSALYHPIYDPKSGENPPNLKSKNAEESEEFDEDSIFNCMETDKVDIISQYDDSCSKVVPSLKSLCEKVAAEALVEPKNSVQLLEIADSLEAEDLKKHCEDMVIRNLDYIFTVSAQSIASASPDILANLEKSLDLKSSEPWSYRRLPTPTATFPAIINSEEEDSDSEYLRVRDSQTKSILRICGDKKVECFLQPSDAADQAIAKQVRALRKKLQQIDMLEAKQSNGHQLDDQQIAKIQARFALESSLTELGVPVETDRKSPPPVGDGKGTKKMETSKKLRKKSKQKAIQLEVASSVKYEDAVKEEPSPVKGFLEIDTTQVSGQKVGREMFEETASHQVLEESSFCSPKKCIPNTQKKTLTSAGSKKKKKGGLSMFLSGALDDAPRDVAPPPPPKSEGPAWGGAKIPSGSASLRDIQSEQSKKLEAQRSRKLMDQSVDHAEGKSSGSIRLGSFLPVWGVSSPIAMASSRASAVSEGEKGTPPWTAAGVSQSSPVSSRPSLRDIQMQQEKRHQQNLSQSPKTSTTGFTIAPTQGSPSDSSGGMNRWFKPEINSTSSIRSIQIEEKAIKDLKRFYSSVKIKSQNQVV; from the exons ATGGATGGTTTGACTTCGAGCCAAAAACAAACCTTGCACACGCCAGCACGTAGAGTATCTTCTGGAGGGTCACATAAGGATCTATGGTTTGTTACAAGACAAGGATCCTTGGCTGAAGTAGATTCTGCTTTGGCACTATTGAAGAAGAATGGTGGAAATGTTGATTCAAGGAATATGTCTGGCCTTACCCCACTTCATATTGCGACTTGGAGAAACCACATTCCCATCTTGAAGAGGCTACTTGCAGCTGGTGCTGATCCTGATGCCAGG GATGGAGAGTCTGGATGGAGTAGTCTACACAGAGCTCTTCACTTTGGCCATCTCGCTGTGGCGAGTATTCTTCTCCAATCTGGTGCTTCTCTTACACTGGAGGACTCTAAAAATCGAACACCTCTTGATCTCCTATCTGGACCTGTCTCGCAGGTAGTTGGGAGTGAGCATAATTCAG TTTCCATGGAGGTCTTCAGTTGGGGAAGTGGTACAAACTATCAACTTGGAACTGGAAATGCTCACATACAGAAGCTGCCATGCAAAGTCGATGCACTTCAAGGATCATACATTAAGATGGTTTCTGCTGCGAAGTTTCATAGTGTTGCAATTGGTGCTCGTGGAGAAGTGTACACTTGGGGATTTGGAAGAGGGGGTCGTCTTGGACACCCAGACTTTGATATACACAG TGGTCAAGCTGCTATAATTACCCCTCGGCAGGTCACTTGCGGTTTAGGATCACGCCGAGTTACTGCAATTGCAGCTGCTAAACATCACACTGTCGCTGCAACAGAGGGTGGAGAAGTTTTCACTTGGGGTTCCAATAGAG AGGGTCAGCTTGGTTATACTTCTGTGGATAGCCAACCCACACCACGTCGCGTGAGTGCCCTTAGGGCGAAAATAGTTTCTGTGGCAGCAGCCAACAAACACACTGCTGTGGTTTCTGACTGCGGAGAGGTTTTCACATGGGGTTGCAACAAGGAGGGTCAGCTTGGGTATGGTACCTCCAACTCAGCTTCTAATTATACTCCAAGGTTAGTGGAGTACTTGAAGGGAAAAGTTTTCGTTGGAGTTGCGGCTGCAAAGTATCACACAATTGTATTAGGAGCAGATGGAGAG GTATTTACTTGGGGTCACCGGCTTGTAACACCAAGACGGGTGGTAATTGCAAGATATATTAAAAAGAGTGGTGCTGCACAACTGAAGTTCCACCGCGTGGAACGACTTCATGTGGTTGCAGTAGTTGCTGGGATGGTACATAGCATGGCTCTCACAGATGATGGTGCATTATTTTATTGGATGTCATCTGATCCTGATCTTAGATGTCGACAG TTATATTCTATGTGCGCTAAGAATATGGTGAGCATTTCAGCGGGGAAGTACTGGACTGCTGCAGTTACAACGACAGGCGATATTTATATGTGGGATGGGAAGAAAAGTAAGACCGAGCCTCCTATTGCTACCCGACTACAGGGAATGAAGCGTGCTACCTCAGTTTCAGTTGGTGAAACGCATCTGTTGATAGTTTCTGCTCTTTACCATCCCATTTACGATCCTAAATCAGGGGAGAATCCTCCGAATCTTAAGTCAAAGAATGCCGAAGAGTCTGAAGAGTTTGACGAAGATAGCATATTTAACTGTATGGAAACTGATAAAGTTGATATTATTTCCCAATATGATGATTCATGTAGCAAGGTGGTTCCAAGTTTGAAAAGCCTATGCGAAAAAGTAGCAGCTGAAGCCCTGGTAGAACCAAAAAATTCAGTACAGCTACTTGAAATTGCAGATTCTCTTGAAGCTGAAGATCTGAAGAAGCATTGTGAG GATATGGTTATTCGCAACCTGGACTACATATTTACTGTTTCAGCTCAGTCTATTGCAAGTGCTTCACCTGATATTCTAGCTAATCTAGAAAAATCACTGGATCTGAAGTCTTCTGAACCATGGAGTTACCGTAGGCTCCCAACTCCTACAGCAACATTCCCAGCCATTATTAATAGTGAAGAAGAGGATAGCGATAGTGAATATCTAAGGGTCCGTGACAGTCAAACAAAATCCATCTTAAGGATCTGTGGAGACAAGAAAGTGGAATGTTTTCTACAACCCAGTGATGCTGCTGATCAAGCAATTGCCAAACAAGTTAGAGCTTTGCGGAAGAAGTTGCAGCAGATTGACATGCTTGAAGCTAAACAGTCTAATGGTCATCAGCTCGATGATCAGCAAATTGCAAAGATTCAAGCTAGATTTGCTCTTGAGAGCTCACTTACAGAGCTCGGCGTTCCTGTTGAGACAGATAGAAAATCTCCTCCCCCGGTCGGTGATGGGAAAGGTACTAAGAAAATGGAGACATCTAAAAAGCTGCGGAAAAAGAGCAAACAAAAGGCAATACAGTTGGAAGTTGCCTCCTCTGTCAAGTATGAAGATGCTGTAAAAGAAGAACCAAGTCCAGTAAAGGGGTTTTTGGAGATTGATACCACACAAGTCTCTGGTCAAAAG GTGGGGCGCGAGATGTTTGAAGAAACTGCCAGCCACCAGGTTTTGGAAGAATCATCATTCTGTAGTCCAAAGAAATGCATACCGAATACCCAGAAGAAGACATTAACATCAGCTGggtcaaagaaaaagaagaaaggtgGTCTGTCCATGTTCTTAAGTGGTGCCCTTGATGATGCACCAAGAGATGTTGCTCCGCCGCCACCACCCAAAAGTGAAGGCCCAGCATGGGGTGGAGCTAAGATACCTTCAGGATCAGCCTCTCTTCGTGATATTCAGTCCGAGCAGAGCAAGAAATTAGAGGCTCAGCGAAGTAGGAAGTTGATGGATCAGTCAGTGGACCATGCTGAGGGAAAGAGTAGCGGGTCGATACGGTTGGGTTCATTTTTGCCTGTATGGGGAGTATCCAGCCCAATTGCCATGGCGTCATCCCGAGCATCTGCAGTTTCTGAAGGAGAGAAGGGTACCCCTCCTTGGACTGC